ACCCAAAAGGACACCGTTCACTGACCTAAAGTTCTAGTGGCGCGCGAGACGTGTCATACTGACAAAGCCGCATGAAAGGACATCCATGACCAATACCACGCATACCCGCTTTAACCCCGATGAGATCCACGGGAGCCGCTGGTCCGCCCTCAACAAATGCGCCTTATGGATTCATGGCTGCGGCGACTTCGCCACGCTTCAAGCCGGGCTTCTTGATAGAGTTAATCAGGTGATATCGCACCGGGCCTCGATGTTTGATATCGCACGCGCCGGCACACACGGACAGACAGAATTCGTAAGCCCCGTTGCCCGTGGCATGGCAGAAGACCAGCTCGAGAGCTACTACGAACGCTATGCCGCCTTTGACTACACCCTTTGGAGCTTTGACGTTCACAACGTGCATGTTTATCGCGACCTGGACCTCGTGGATGTCGAGCGCCGCAACGCAACGCCCATCTATCAGGAGTGGATGAAGCCGCTCGGCATCTACTATGGCTGCACTGCCACGCTCGCGCACGGGGGCACATCCCTGGGGTCGCTCACGCTGTTTCGCGCACGAGAAGCGGGGGATTTTTCGGACGAAGAGCTCGAAGCCCTACGCCAGCTCGCGCGGCACCTGAGCCTGCGCCTGTACGGGATCCTTGCGCAGAGCACCGCACAGCAAGCTTGCGAGAACCCCTTAGAGGCGCTCATCAGCGAGCTCGAAGTCCTCCCCCGCGAGGCAGAGGTGCTCAAGATGATGCTTGCCGGCAAGACCAACCGCGAAATGGCCGAGGAGCTCTATATCTCGGAGTCGACCGTAAAAAAGCATGTCAACGCCCTCTATCACAAGCTCGGCGTCAAAAACCGCCTGGGCCTCATGGCATTGGTTCGAGAACAATCATAAGCCGGCCTTTAATTTGAAAGTAGCGCTGGTAGATTGCCTATTTGAACCTCGTTGCAAAGAACCGCCGCAGACGCCTTGGGAGCATCTGCGGCGGCTTGCATTAAACAGTCGCTGTCATGTGTCGCAAGCGCGCGTTGGCTACGCGGGAAGCCCGCTCAGGCGCTTGGACTCGTGCGCGG
The DNA window shown above is from Collinsella aerofaciens and carries:
- a CDS encoding helix-turn-helix transcriptional regulator, with product MFDIARAGTHGQTEFVSPVARGMAEDQLESYYERYAAFDYTLWSFDVHNVHVYRDLDLVDVERRNATPIYQEWMKPLGIYYGCTATLAHGGTSLGSLTLFRAREAGDFSDEELEALRQLARHLSLRLYGILAQSTAQQACENPLEALISELEVLPREAEVLKMMLAGKTNREMAEELYISESTVKKHVNALYHKLGVKNRLGLMALVREQS